One Micropterus dolomieu isolate WLL.071019.BEF.003 ecotype Adirondacks linkage group LG23, ASM2129224v1, whole genome shotgun sequence DNA window includes the following coding sequences:
- the LOC123963957 gene encoding wiskott-Aldrich syndrome protein family member 3-like isoform X2 yields MLVCNPGKHAENVFGELFNEANNFYGRANSLQDRIDRLAVKVTQLDSSVEEVSLHDINMRKAFKSCTVQDQQVLSKGSTPNSVAEMRNSSDRPPPLSTLTAYREDSTDAMKFYSDPSYFFDLWKEKMLQDTEDKRKERRRQREQKRSVESSTLQREVKKVRKARNRRQEWNRMAFDKELRPDHRHPQTLCRGASSEGSLSPDGRPDLPDYPVPPVPAHSACNHAKSHDYVPGNAHPSPPVEHEYHSIDVNYKRVTYATAEPHAADRINGSIRPPADYNSVPSPPAPGPPIPSAQTAFGFPHGTLPPTAHNGVLHVGPGYPLPPVPPPGPRMVPPPPGPPPPPLPPPAAPSHIAGHSVGSRAQTKPVRDARSDLLSAIRIGIQLKKVQEQQEQQNERQPVGNDVATILSRRIAVEYSDSDDDSELDENEWSD; encoded by the exons ATGCTAGTGTGTAATCCAG GTAAAcatgcagaaaatgtttttggggAGCTTTTTAACGAGGCCAACAACTTTTATGGGCGCGCCAACTCTCTCCAGGACCGTATCGACCGCTTGGCCGTCAAGGTCACCCAGCTGGACTCCAGCGTGGAGGAGG TCTCTCTTCATGACATAAACATGAGGAAGGCATTCAAAAGCTGTACAGTCCAGGACCAGCAGGTCTTGTCTAAGGGCAGCACTCCAAACTCTGTGGCTGAGATGCGCAACAGCAGTGACAGGCCTCCTCCCCTCAGCACCCTCACTGCCTATAG agaGGATTCTACTGATGCAATGAAATTCTACTCAGACCCGTCTTACTTTTTTGACTTGTGGAAGGAGAAAATGCTTCAGGACACAGAGgacaagagaaaagaaaggcGGAGACAAAGA GAACAGAAGCGAAGCGTAGAAAGCAGTACCCTTCAGCGCGAGGTGAAAAAGGTGAGAAAGGCTCGAAACCGCAGGCAAGAGTGGAACAGGATGGCATTCGATAAGGAGCTGCGCCCAGATCACCGTCATCCGCAGACTCTCTGCCGAGGGGCATCATCTGAAGGCTCGCTGTCCCCAGATGGCAG GCCTGACCTCCCAGACTATCCCGTCCCTCCAGTCCCCGCCCATTCTGCTTGTAATCATGCCAAGTCACATGATTACGTGCCTGGGAATGCACACCCCTCACCACCTGTGGAGCATGAATACCACAGCATTGATGTCAACTACAAGAGAGTAACCTATGCCACAGCAGAGCCTCATGCAGCAGACCGGATTAACGGTTCAATACGTCCACCTGCAGATTACAA CTCCGTCCCTTCACCTCCTGCTCCAGGCCCACCCATCCCATCAGCCCAGACAGCCTTTGGGTTTCCACATGGTACGCTACCACCAACAGCACATAATGGAGTTTTGCATGTAGGCCCAGGCTACCCACTCCCACCTGTACCTCCTCCAGGGCCACGCATGGTCCCTCCTCCACCAGGtcccccacctccacctctccctcccccaGCTGCACCCTCACATATAGCAGGACACAGCGTAGGCAGCAGAGCTCAGACTAAACCTGTGAGAGACGCAAGAAGTGACCTGCTGTCCGCCATCCGCATAG GCATCCAGTTGAAGAAAGTCCaagagcagcaggagcagcagaacGAGAGGCAGCCGGTGGGGAATGACGTGGCCACCATCTTGTCCCGACGTATAGCGGTGGAGTACAGTGACTCCGATGATGACTCAGAGCTGGACGAAAACGAGTGGTCAGACTGA
- the LOC123963957 gene encoding wiskott-Aldrich syndrome protein family member 3-like isoform X1 translates to MPLVKRNIEPRHLCHGAVPDGIGNELECVTNNTLSTIIRQLSSLSKHAENVFGELFNEANNFYGRANSLQDRIDRLAVKVTQLDSSVEEVSLHDINMRKAFKSCTVQDQQVLSKGSTPNSVAEMRNSSDRPPPLSTLTAYREDSTDAMKFYSDPSYFFDLWKEKMLQDTEDKRKERRRQREQKRSVESSTLQREVKKVRKARNRRQEWNRMAFDKELRPDHRHPQTLCRGASSEGSLSPDGRPDLPDYPVPPVPAHSACNHAKSHDYVPGNAHPSPPVEHEYHSIDVNYKRVTYATAEPHAADRINGSIRPPADYNSVPSPPAPGPPIPSAQTAFGFPHGTLPPTAHNGVLHVGPGYPLPPVPPPGPRMVPPPPGPPPPPLPPPAAPSHIAGHSVGSRAQTKPVRDARSDLLSAIRIGIQLKKVQEQQEQQNERQPVGNDVATILSRRIAVEYSDSDDDSELDENEWSD, encoded by the exons ATGCCTTTGGTCAAGAGAAACATTGAGCCTCGGCACCTGTGCCACGGTGCAGTGCCTGATGGGATTGGCAACGAGCTGGAGTGTGTAACCAACAACACGCTGTCCACTATCATCCGCCAGCTCAGTAGCCTGA GTAAAcatgcagaaaatgtttttggggAGCTTTTTAACGAGGCCAACAACTTTTATGGGCGCGCCAACTCTCTCCAGGACCGTATCGACCGCTTGGCCGTCAAGGTCACCCAGCTGGACTCCAGCGTGGAGGAGG TCTCTCTTCATGACATAAACATGAGGAAGGCATTCAAAAGCTGTACAGTCCAGGACCAGCAGGTCTTGTCTAAGGGCAGCACTCCAAACTCTGTGGCTGAGATGCGCAACAGCAGTGACAGGCCTCCTCCCCTCAGCACCCTCACTGCCTATAG agaGGATTCTACTGATGCAATGAAATTCTACTCAGACCCGTCTTACTTTTTTGACTTGTGGAAGGAGAAAATGCTTCAGGACACAGAGgacaagagaaaagaaaggcGGAGACAAAGA GAACAGAAGCGAAGCGTAGAAAGCAGTACCCTTCAGCGCGAGGTGAAAAAGGTGAGAAAGGCTCGAAACCGCAGGCAAGAGTGGAACAGGATGGCATTCGATAAGGAGCTGCGCCCAGATCACCGTCATCCGCAGACTCTCTGCCGAGGGGCATCATCTGAAGGCTCGCTGTCCCCAGATGGCAG GCCTGACCTCCCAGACTATCCCGTCCCTCCAGTCCCCGCCCATTCTGCTTGTAATCATGCCAAGTCACATGATTACGTGCCTGGGAATGCACACCCCTCACCACCTGTGGAGCATGAATACCACAGCATTGATGTCAACTACAAGAGAGTAACCTATGCCACAGCAGAGCCTCATGCAGCAGACCGGATTAACGGTTCAATACGTCCACCTGCAGATTACAA CTCCGTCCCTTCACCTCCTGCTCCAGGCCCACCCATCCCATCAGCCCAGACAGCCTTTGGGTTTCCACATGGTACGCTACCACCAACAGCACATAATGGAGTTTTGCATGTAGGCCCAGGCTACCCACTCCCACCTGTACCTCCTCCAGGGCCACGCATGGTCCCTCCTCCACCAGGtcccccacctccacctctccctcccccaGCTGCACCCTCACATATAGCAGGACACAGCGTAGGCAGCAGAGCTCAGACTAAACCTGTGAGAGACGCAAGAAGTGACCTGCTGTCCGCCATCCGCATAG GCATCCAGTTGAAGAAAGTCCaagagcagcaggagcagcagaacGAGAGGCAGCCGGTGGGGAATGACGTGGCCACCATCTTGTCCCGACGTATAGCGGTGGAGTACAGTGACTCCGATGATGACTCAGAGCTGGACGAAAACGAGTGGTCAGACTGA